The following proteins are co-located in the Salvelinus fontinalis isolate EN_2023a chromosome 41, ASM2944872v1, whole genome shotgun sequence genome:
- the LOC129840658 gene encoding tumor necrosis factor ligand superfamily member 11-like — protein sequence MESSLPRIQQLRRTEPTSNRTLIGTVVFMGLLQVVSSVAVVLHLTGHLQQVTQTGPALVETSDDLQRGESQRCPKKPREVTPSAHLPIQPPSGNIQRDIQNTMIHWDHAHGHLSKIGYHDGRILVREGGLYYIYAKTCFRYYDQVEESLLESGSHAPGRRGASAEPSIHREDGAGAGAVALLIQYVFHERHSHSTPLSPAMLMKSGSTKHWQRGHYHMCCQQQGGAFPLGPGDSIYVSVSNSWLLDPEAEGSYFGAFRISR from the exons ATGGAAAGCAGTCTGCCAAGAATTCAGCAGCTCAGGAGAACAGAACCAACTTCAAACAGAACTCTTATTGGTACCGTCGTTTTCATGGGATTACTTCAAGTGGTATCAAGTGTTGCTGTTGTACTTCACTTGACAGGTCATCTTCAACAG GTCACCCAGACCGGACCAGCCCTAGTTGAGACTTCAGACGACCTCCAGAGAGGGGAGTCACAGAGGTGCCCAAAAAAACCCAGGGAGGTCACACCATCAGCCCACCTGCCCATTCAGCCTCCCAGTGGGAACATCCAGAGAGACATCCAGAACACCATGATCCACTGGGACCACGCCCATGGACACCTGTCCAAGATCGGGTACCATGACGGCAGGATCCTGGTCCGCGAGGGAGGCCTGTACTACATCTACGCCAAAACCTGCTTCAGGTACTATGACCAGGTAGAGGAGTCACTGTTGGAGTCTGGGTCTCATGCTCCAGGGAGAAGAGGGGCTTCAGCAGAGCCTAGCATTCACAGAGAAGATGGAGCTGGAGCCGGGGCTGTTGCCCTTCTTATACAATACGTGTTCCACGAGCGTCACAGTCACAGTACCCCCCTCAGCCCAGCTATGCTGATGAAAAGCGGCAGCACCAAGCACTGGCAGAGGGGCCACTACCACATGTGTTGTCAGCAGCAGGGAGGGGCTTTCCCCCTGGGGCCCGGGGACAGTATCTACGTCAGCGTGTCCAACTCCTGGCTGCTGGACCCGGAAGCTGAGGGAAGCTACTTCGGGGCCTTCAGAATCAGCAGATGA
- the LOC129840656 gene encoding LOW QUALITY PROTEIN: peptide chain release factor 1, mitochondrial-like (The sequence of the model RefSeq protein was modified relative to this genomic sequence to represent the inferred CDS: inserted 2 bases in 1 codon): MYSTVWLVRKRIWKELANRSLVSSRRCCNNHLGDLYRNESVQRYLRQLVEEYRDVTKTLQHGFLNDPTRKELNKRQVGLSPVATAFQSAEHAVKDLEEVETLLQRTVGSKEEDRQMVQLLKEEQAQITQRIESLRKDLIQTLVPSDPHDTSNVLLEVVTGRTTGGNICQQFTREMFDMYQGLASYKNWDFEIFNYTPAEYGGLHHAAVRIAGESVYRRLKHEGGTHRVQRIPEVGLSSRMQRIHTGTMTVIVLPQPNELDISIDPKDLRVDTFRSRGAGGQSVNTTDSAVRIVHLPTGTVAXCQTSRSQLQNRDTALRVLKARLYQSMMGRETEQRLTARKQQVGTRSQSERIRTYNFSQDRGTDHRTGYVTRDIKEFMRGGEPLDDLISELLEHGDKEALLELVVTCSQRY, encoded by the exons ATGTATTCGACTGTATGGCTGGTGCGCAAGAGAATATGGAAGGAACTAGCAAATCGATCACTCGTATCATCAAGACGTTGCTGTAACAATCATTTGGGAGATTTATACCGGAATGAGTCTGTACAAAGATATCTTCGGCAGCTTGTGGAAGAGTACAGAGATGTCACCAAAACATTACAACATGGGTTTCTCAACGACCCCACCAGGAAAGAGTTGAACAAGAGACAGGTGGGACTTTCACCAGTGGCCACTGCGTTTCAGAGCGCTGAACATGCCGTGAAAGACCTAGAGGAGGTTGAAACTCTGCTTCAGA GGACAGTCGGTTCCAAAGAGGAAGACCGACAAATGGTCCAGCTACTGAAAGAGGAACAAGCACAGATCACCCAAAGAATCGAGTCATTGAGAAAAGAT TTGATCCAGACACTAGTACCCAGTGACCCACACGACACCAGTAATGTCCTTCTGGAGGTGGTAACGGGGCGGAcaacaggag GTAACATCTGTCAACAGTTCaccagagagatgtttgacaTGTACCAAGGCCTTGCCAGCTACAAGAACTGGGACTTTGAGATCTTCAACTACACACCTGCTGAATATG GTGGACTGCACCATGCGGCAGTAAGGATAGCGGGGGAGAGTGTGTACCGGCGTCTGAAGCATGAGGGAGGGACACACCGGGTCCAGAGGATCCCCGAGGTGGGCCTGTCCTCCAGGATGCAACGTATTCACACAGGAACCATGACCGTCATCGTCCTGCCACAACCCAACGag CTGGACATCAGCATTGACCCTAAGGACCTGCGGGTTGATACGTTCAGATCGAGAGGGGCGGGAGGTCAAAGTGTCAACACAACAGACAGTGCTGTCCGAATAGTACACCTGCCAACAG GTACGGTGGC GTGTCAGACGTCCCGCTCTCAGCTGCAGAATCGTGACACGGCCCTGCGCGTGCTGAAGGCCCGCCTCTACCAGAGCATGATGGGCAGAGAGACGGAGCAGAGACTTACGGCACGCAAACAGCAG GTGGGCACTCGCTCCCAGTCGGAGAGGATTCGCACCTACAACTTTAGCCAGGACCGCGGGACAGATCACCGGACTGGCTATGTGACCAGAGATATCAAG GAGTTCATGAGGGGTGGGGAGCCCCTGGATGATCTGATCTCAGAGCTGTTGGAACACGGAGACAAGGAGGCTCTGCTGGAGCTGGTGGTGACCTGCAGTCAGAGATATTGA
- the LOC129840657 gene encoding WW domain-binding protein 4-like has product MSEYWKSQPKKFCQYCKCWIADNKPSVEFHERGKNHKENVAAKIAEMQKKSIDKAKKEDRQSKEFATMEAAALKAYEEDMKRLGIKPSGSPSQTKAQTPSPVPSQSPSPSRKQEKKRKPGKERMPRNESENWVEGKTGEGLTYYYNSMTGESQWDKPYGLKGKSTPSPQPGQTEISLGRAWMEAVSPDGFTYYYNTETGESSWERPADLPAGGESGSGPSGETVGPPGVDDTSALQPEPLSGEDSSNSTNGAGEGEDSKQVTKIQFKNTPPSDKEGEDKDGEDDDGGKGDEGAKDTPAAVPEEKEERPAVKKPRKTNPYGAWEQIQEEEEPYEKVDLQLPQVEGAASTPAELPPEPKPKFRERIITSLGDEGGPASGAGATFRKRKAENGKSSRSLRQRGDDD; this is encoded by the exons AT GTCGGAATATTGGAAGTCCCAGCCAAAGAAATTCTGCCAGTACTGCAAGTGCTGGATAGCCGACAATAAACCT AGTGTTGAGTTTCATGAACGAGGGAAGAATCACAAAGAAAATGTTGCTGCCAAAATTGCTGAG ATGCAAAAGAAGAGCATTGACAAGGCGAAGAAGGAGGATCGTCAGTCTAAAGAGTTTGCAACGATGGAGGCGGCTGCACTGAAAGCTTATGAGGAGGATATGAAAAGGTTGGGGATAAAACCATCAG GTTCCCCATCTCAAACCAAAGCCCAAACTCCAAGCCCAGTTCCATCtcaatctccatctccatctcgaAAACAAGAAAAGAAGCGAAAGCCTGGAAAGGAGAGGATGCCCAGAAACGAATCAGAGAACTGGGTGGAGGGAAAGACAGGCGAAGGACTCACATACTACTACAACTCTATGACAGGAG AATCTCAGTGGGACAAACCATATGGGTTGAAGGGAAAGAGCACACCCTCTCCACAGCCTGGTCAAACTGAG ATCTCCTTAGGTAGGGCCTGGATGGAGGCCGTCAGTCCTGATGGATTTACATACTACTACAACACAGAGACTGGAG AGTCCAGCTGGGAAAGACCTGCAGATCTCCCTGCCGGTGGTGAGTCTGGGTCTGGGCCCAGTGGAGAGACAGTGGGCCCCCCAGGGGTAGATGACACATCTGCCCTGCAGCCAGAACCCCTCTCTGGGGAGGACAGCTCCAACAGTACCAACGGAGCCGGGGAGGGAGAGGATTCCAAACAGGTCACCAAGATTCAGTTCAAG AATACACCGCCTtcagacaaggagggagaggataaagatggtgaggatgatgatgggGGGAAGGGAGACGAAGGGGCCAAAGACACACCGGCAGCTGTgcctgaggagaaagaggagaggcctGCTGTTAAGAAGCCCAGGAAGACCAACCCTTACGGAGCCTGGGAGCAGATACAGGAAGAAGAAGAGCCTTA TGAGAAAGTGGACCTGCAGCTACCACAGGTGGAAGGTGCAGCTAGCACCCCCGCGGAGCTGCCGCCTGAGCCCAAACCCAAGTTTAGGGAGCGTATCATCACCTCTCTGGGCGACGAGGGTGGCCCCGCGTCGGGAGCCGGGGCCACGTTCAGGAAGAGGAAAGCAGAGAACGGGAAATCCTCCAGGAGCCTGAGGCAACGGGGAGATGATGACTAA
- the LOC129840650 gene encoding SLAIN motif-containing protein 1-like isoform X2 has protein sequence MDAAVMNPQIMTDVNGNSNAANAELEVKKLQELVRKLERQNEQLRTRANGCTGSPHILPPSPAYMAGSYCIPSPLPTLLCQSSLESFFPLDEPFEYLHSHYVDTALETEADYMELTVLDEVDILDLDAVFSNEDSEATWLYVSAKARLWGESPVTPLQWSRQVLDSPRTEVESARSLCLRLDQVHRWRGVFSSHSSPAPPLRRVAGVSPLSASFSRSCSTPPPADRPGRSLRRFLLSPQSSMDSELSASELEDDSITQGYKLQDLVDVQVMARLQEDSLRQDYATTPTSINRRSASFSFLSLQHSGEADLEEEEDEEEYGQLPPPQPRLTRVGPTLQRGLSHSHTFSSIRDWRRSTTSLSSPSTPQYPSGGFSYQPPPQPQALASPTLSTYTPEQQGFRPGSDKLRRSMPNLFRAPSVPSPLSPANHIGSPSTLRNSLSFDSSNGLASRLQSSIPSPGQLQNRVQSVGNFQSLSRQPLKATAYVSPTVKGPVTMPTSTSLQSLSGISGIPLSSKPGVGVGGTPTPPRSSLPRPASFIGTSATPRSKIAQPTRSLLTPKSLSSLSALRDGSWRDGCY, from the exons ATGGATGCAGCAGTGATGAACCCCCAGATAATGACGGATGTCAACGGCAACAGCAATGCCGCGAACGCCGAACTGGAGGTGAAAAAGCTCCAAGAGCTGGTTCGGAAATTGGAGCGGCAAAATGAGCAATTGAGGACGCGGGCGAACGGCTGCACTGGCAGCCCCCACATTCTACCTCCCTCTCCGGCCTACATGGCCGGGAGCTACTGCATACCTAGTCCGTTACCGACGCTACTGTGCCAGTCTTCCTTGGAGTCATTTTTCCCGTTGGACGAACCGTTCGAATATTTACATTCACATTATGTTGATACTGCTCTCGAGACGGAGGCTGATTATATGGAACTTACGGTTCTGGATGAGGTGGACATTCTGGACCTAGATGCTGTATTCTCTAATGAAGACTCTGAAGCAACCTG GCTGTATGTGTCAGCCAAGGCCCGGCTGTGGGGGGAGAGCCCTGTTACCCCCCTCCAGTGGAGCAGACAGGTCCTGGACAGCCCCAGAACAGAGGTGGAGTCTGCCCGCTCACTGTGCCTCAGGTTGGACCAAG TCCATAGGTGGCGGGGGGTCTTCTCCAGCCACTCTTCCCCTGCCCCCCCCCTGAGACGTGTAGCTGGAGTGTCCCCCCTCAGTGCCTCGTTCTCCAGGTCctgctccacccctccacccgcTGACAGACCtg GCCGCAGCCTCCGGCGGTTCCTCCTCAGCCCCCAGTCTTCCATGGACAGTGAGCTCAGTGCCTCAGAGCTGGAGGATGACTCTATCACGCAGGGATACAAGCTACAGGACCTTGTTGACGTCCAGGTCATGGCTCGTCTGCAGGAGGACA GTCTTCGTCAGGACTACGCCACCACCCCCACCTCCATCAATCGCCGCAGCGCCagcttctccttcctctcccttcagCACAGCGGCGAGGCTGacctggaggaggaagaggatgaggaagagtacGGGCAGCTACCTCCTCCCCAGCCCCGTCTGACCCGTGTGGGACCCACCCTGCAGCGCGGACTCTCCCACTCCCACACCTTTTCCAGCATACGGGACTGGAGGAGGAGCACAACCAGCctctccagcccctccacccctcagTACCCCTCTGGAGGATTCTCCTATCAGCCCCCACCCCAACCCCAGGCCCTGGCCAGCCCCACACTCAGCACCTACACACCCGAACAACAGGGCTTCAGGCCTGGATCAG ATAAGCTGCGGAGGAGCATGCCCAACCTGTTCAGAGCTCCCAGTGTGCCTAGCCCACTGAGCCCAGCCAATCACATCGGCTCTCCTTCCACCCTTCGGAACAGTCTGAGCTTCGACTCGTCCAATGGGCTGGCCAGCAGGCTACAGTCCTCCA TCCCTTCACCCGGTCAGTTGCAGAACAGAGTCCAGAGTGTGGGGAACTTCCAGTCGTTGTCGCGGCAACCCCTCAAAGCCACAGCCTACGTCAGCCCCACTGTGAAAGGGCCAGTTACCATGCCGACCTCCACCAGTCTGCAGTCCCTGAGCGGCATCAGTGGGATCCCCCTCTCCAGTAAACCAGGCGTGGGGGTTGGGGGCACTCCTACACCCCCCCGGAGCAGCCTGCCCCGCCCCGCCTCCTTTATTGGGACCAGCGCCACCCCTCGAAGCAAGATCGCCCAACCCACACGCAG TTTATTGACACCTAAGAGCTTGTCCAGCCTGAGTGCCCTACGAGACGGGAGCTGGAGAGATGGCTGCTACTga
- the LOC129840650 gene encoding SLAIN motif-containing protein 1-like isoform X1, whose amino-acid sequence MDAAVMNPQIMTDVNGNSNAANAELEVKKLQELVRKLERQNEQLRTRANGCTGSPHILPPSPAYMAGSYCIPSPLPTLLCQSSLESFFPLDEPFEYLHSHYVDTALETEADYMELTVLDEVDILDLDAVFSNEDSEATWLYVSAKARLWGESPVTPLQWSRQVLDSPRTEVESARSLCLRLDQVHRWRGVFSSHSSPAPPLRRVAGVSPLSASFSRSCSTPPPADRPASFSSPLHPLLHLSLTPIGKAERIPTFLPANHSANRSRSLRRFLLSPQSSMDSELSASELEDDSITQGYKLQDLVDVQVMARLQEDSLRQDYATTPTSINRRSASFSFLSLQHSGEADLEEEEDEEEYGQLPPPQPRLTRVGPTLQRGLSHSHTFSSIRDWRRSTTSLSSPSTPQYPSGGFSYQPPPQPQALASPTLSTYTPEQQGFRPGSDKLRRSMPNLFRAPSVPSPLSPANHIGSPSTLRNSLSFDSSNGLASRLQSSIPSPGQLQNRVQSVGNFQSLSRQPLKATAYVSPTVKGPVTMPTSTSLQSLSGISGIPLSSKPGVGVGGTPTPPRSSLPRPASFIGTSATPRSKIAQPTRSLLTPKSLSSLSALRDGSWRDGCY is encoded by the exons ATGGATGCAGCAGTGATGAACCCCCAGATAATGACGGATGTCAACGGCAACAGCAATGCCGCGAACGCCGAACTGGAGGTGAAAAAGCTCCAAGAGCTGGTTCGGAAATTGGAGCGGCAAAATGAGCAATTGAGGACGCGGGCGAACGGCTGCACTGGCAGCCCCCACATTCTACCTCCCTCTCCGGCCTACATGGCCGGGAGCTACTGCATACCTAGTCCGTTACCGACGCTACTGTGCCAGTCTTCCTTGGAGTCATTTTTCCCGTTGGACGAACCGTTCGAATATTTACATTCACATTATGTTGATACTGCTCTCGAGACGGAGGCTGATTATATGGAACTTACGGTTCTGGATGAGGTGGACATTCTGGACCTAGATGCTGTATTCTCTAATGAAGACTCTGAAGCAACCTG GCTGTATGTGTCAGCCAAGGCCCGGCTGTGGGGGGAGAGCCCTGTTACCCCCCTCCAGTGGAGCAGACAGGTCCTGGACAGCCCCAGAACAGAGGTGGAGTCTGCCCGCTCACTGTGCCTCAGGTTGGACCAAG TCCATAGGTGGCGGGGGGTCTTCTCCAGCCACTCTTCCCCTGCCCCCCCCCTGAGACGTGTAGCTGGAGTGTCCCCCCTCAGTGCCTCGTTCTCCAGGTCctgctccacccctccacccgcTGACAGACCtg cctcattctcctcacccctccatcctctcctccacctgtccCTGACTCCTATAGGGAAGGCTGAGAGAATTCCCACATTCCTCCCAGCCAATCACTCAGCTAATCGCA GCCGCAGCCTCCGGCGGTTCCTCCTCAGCCCCCAGTCTTCCATGGACAGTGAGCTCAGTGCCTCAGAGCTGGAGGATGACTCTATCACGCAGGGATACAAGCTACAGGACCTTGTTGACGTCCAGGTCATGGCTCGTCTGCAGGAGGACA GTCTTCGTCAGGACTACGCCACCACCCCCACCTCCATCAATCGCCGCAGCGCCagcttctccttcctctcccttcagCACAGCGGCGAGGCTGacctggaggaggaagaggatgaggaagagtacGGGCAGCTACCTCCTCCCCAGCCCCGTCTGACCCGTGTGGGACCCACCCTGCAGCGCGGACTCTCCCACTCCCACACCTTTTCCAGCATACGGGACTGGAGGAGGAGCACAACCAGCctctccagcccctccacccctcagTACCCCTCTGGAGGATTCTCCTATCAGCCCCCACCCCAACCCCAGGCCCTGGCCAGCCCCACACTCAGCACCTACACACCCGAACAACAGGGCTTCAGGCCTGGATCAG ATAAGCTGCGGAGGAGCATGCCCAACCTGTTCAGAGCTCCCAGTGTGCCTAGCCCACTGAGCCCAGCCAATCACATCGGCTCTCCTTCCACCCTTCGGAACAGTCTGAGCTTCGACTCGTCCAATGGGCTGGCCAGCAGGCTACAGTCCTCCA TCCCTTCACCCGGTCAGTTGCAGAACAGAGTCCAGAGTGTGGGGAACTTCCAGTCGTTGTCGCGGCAACCCCTCAAAGCCACAGCCTACGTCAGCCCCACTGTGAAAGGGCCAGTTACCATGCCGACCTCCACCAGTCTGCAGTCCCTGAGCGGCATCAGTGGGATCCCCCTCTCCAGTAAACCAGGCGTGGGGGTTGGGGGCACTCCTACACCCCCCCGGAGCAGCCTGCCCCGCCCCGCCTCCTTTATTGGGACCAGCGCCACCCCTCGAAGCAAGATCGCCCAACCCACACGCAG TTTATTGACACCTAAGAGCTTGTCCAGCCTGAGTGCCCTACGAGACGGGAGCTGGAGAGATGGCTGCTACTga